The window GAGAAGGAACTTTTAGGATTACAGACAAAAATTTTCCCGGCAACCGCCCCACAGACTGGGAAACACTAAAAGTATCGATTAAACCGGTTTCAGGCACACGAGATATCTTTTATTATTTTAAAAAAGACCAAACTTTTGCACAGGACCTTATCCGAGTAGACTGGGTTTTCTATCATGAAAAGGCTCCTTTGAAGGATAAGTATCCGCCAAGTTTACAGGCAAAGTTGGAAGAATTATCCAATACAAAAGCAATAGAAACTCCAATTTTAAAGGATTTACCAAAATCGCGTTCAAGAAAAACTCATGTATTTGAAAGGGGCGACTGGCGCTCAAAGGGGGAAGAGGTTAGAGCAAACACCCCTGAAATCATGGGAACAATCAACAAGGACAATCCCACTAGGCTGGATTTCGCCAAATGGTTGGTGAATGGTGAAAACTCCCTAACCTCTCGCGTTATTGTCAATCGCATTTGGGAACAAATATTTGGTTTTGGTATCGTCGAAAGCATGGAGGATTTTGGTAGCCAAGGCATTCCTGCAAGTCATCCCGAACTATTGGATTGGTTGGCGGTAAACTTTCAGGATGACATGAATTGGTCAATGAAAAAATTGATCAAGAAAATTGTGATGTCTCAGAGTTACAGACAAAATTCGGCTACAGACGAGCACAAAATAAAAAAGGACCCATATAACAAGTTCTTATCCAGAGGCTCAAGGACAAGATTACCTGCAGAAACCATAAGAGACCAAGCCCTGGCCATCAGTGGGTTATTGAATGAAAAACAACTGGGGCCAAGTGTAATGCCTTACCAGCCTGAGAACATCATCAGCTTTGGAGGAAAGTTTTGGTTTCCAAGTGAGGGAGATGAAAAATACCGAAGAGCAGTGTACACTTACTGGAAGAGAACCCACCCTTATCCTTCCTTTGTCACTTTTGATAGTCCATCCAGGGAAGTATGTACTTCCAGAAGGATAAGAACGAACACCCCCCTCCAATCACTCGTTTTATTAAATGACCCTGTATACATAGAAGCGGCAGATGCCTGGGCAAAGCGGATATTGAAAGAGAGCGGTAACAATATAAAAAATGGCATTGAAAAAAATCTAAGGCTAGTTACTGCCAAAGTGCCTGAGCCGGAAAAAGTAGAAGTTCTTCATCAGCTTTATTTGGAGTCCCTTTCTTACTATCAAAAGGAAGGCAAAGAACTGGATAAAAATGCAGAACTAGCAGCCATGCGTATGGTTAGCAATGCCATGTTAAATTTAGATGAATTTGTAACAAGAAGATAAAATGAATATTTGGGAAGAAGCATTTATCCGTAAAGCTCAGTACAACAGCAGAAGGCATTTCTTAAAGAAATGTACGTCGGGCCTAGGTGCACTGGCCATGGGTTCACTGATGGGCTGTGGAAATAGTACGGGGGCTAAGCACACAGCCGCCTCATTAATAGACAAGAAAGCCTCTCATTTTGCTCCCAAGGCAAAAAGTGTGATATTCCTTCACATGGCAGGGGGACCTTCACATCTGGAGCTTTTTGATTTCAAGCCCACACTTCAAGAATTAAATGGTCAGGATACTCCCCAGTCCCTGATGGAGGGTAAAGAATTTGCTTTCTTAAAAGGCACCCCAAAACTTCTCGGACCTCAGGCAAATTTTGGTCAGCATGGACAATCCGGTGCTTATGTATCAGATTATATGCCTGAATTTTCGAAAATGGTTGATGAAGTTAGCTTCTTAAAGGCCATGCATACGAATGAATTTAACCATGCTCCCGCACAATTATTCATGCACACCGGAAGTCCACGACTGGGCAAACCGAGTATAGGAGCATGGTCTGTTTATGGACTTGGATCAGAGAATGAAGACCTACCTGGCTATGTAGTACTCACTTCTGGCGGGGGAGCCATAAGTGCTGGCAAAAGTGCTTGGGGAAGTGGTTTTTTACCCACCATTTATCAAGGAGTCCAATGTCGTTCGGAAGGAGATCCTGTTTTGTTTTTGTCTAACCCAAAATCTATCGACAGTCACCTGAGAAAAAAATCCATTGATGCCATCAACCAAATCAATGAAATGGAATTTAAGGAATCAAATGATCCTGAAATTCTAACACGAATTTCCCAATACGAGCTGGCATTTCGCATGCAGACTTCCGTCCCGGAAACCATGAACATCAACGATGAGCCGGATTACATCCATCAAATGTATGGCACCAATCCGGGAAAAGCTTCTTTTGCCAACAATTGCTTACTGGCAAGAAGGTTGGTTGAAAAAGGGGTACGCTTTGTTCAACTCTTTGACAACCGCTGGGACACCCACGGGGTTGGAGCCGGGAATGGAGTGGGTGAAGGAATGCGCAGATCATGCAAAACCATAGACCAACCCATTGCTGCCTTGCTAAGGGATCTCAAGCAAAGAGGCCTATTGGATGACACCCTCGTGGTATGGGGAGGGGAATTTGGGAGAACCCCAATGATGGAATCCAGAACTGGAGAAGGTTTTGATGGTAGAGACCATCACTTAGAGGCATTCACCATGTGGATGGCTGGAGCAGGCGTAAAAAAAGGCCATATTCATGGAGCTACCGATGAAATAGGCTACTATGGTATAGAAGGCCGAACCCACGTTCATGATTTACAAGCTACTATCTTGGAAAGATTGGGCTTTGATCATGAAAAACTTACCTATGAGTTTCAAGGAAGGGATTTCAGATTGACCGATGTCCATGGAAAAGTAATCAATGAAGTGCTGACTTAATCAGAAAGTTTTCAAACTTACCTTGGTTCTAAAACAGTTAATTCTAAACAGTTTTTTTACGTTTAATTCAAGGTCAGAAGTTGGACTTAATCAAGGCTATACCCAAGCTTTAGCAAGCTGTCCTTAACCCGAGGATAAAGTCGCATGGCATTTTTATAGTAGATCTTCTCCAGTACTTCTTTGGGCAACTCCAAACCCATCGTTTCCGGTCCACCAAAAAAGCCCCCATTTACCTTATCTCCGGTTTCTAAAATCTGAAAAGCCCGTGAATACTGCTCCGCCCTTTCGCTTATTTCTTCGTTTTTAACATTGCCTATATCTGTTCCAAAAACAATTCTATCCGCCCATTCAATCATAAAAGATCGTAGATTTTCTCGATCTACCAAATGAAAGTATTGAAAAGTTGCAGCCAAATCGATGTTTAGGTTGGGAAAGGTGGCCAGCATATTGCGCAAATAGTCTATTTGAGCATCCTGACAAATCAGCCAATTGGCATGAGCCATAACCACGCGCAGATCCGGATGTTTCTCAAGCACATTTCTCCAGGCATTTATCTGTGTCCAATATTCTATGGGGTCTTCCAGCCAAGCTGTCCTATTACCAAAAGGCCCATTGGGGTCAGCAACATGGATAGAGGCACCCATAAACCCTATCCGCTCCATTTCTGCAAAGGTCGCTTCATGGGCAGGATCATCAATATATGGATAGCCATCTTCTTTCTTCGCCAGTGTCCTATACCAAGGTCCGGACCAAATCTTATAACCAACAAACCCTTGTTCCTGGAATTTCTTCAGGGATTCAGGAGCATAACTTAATCCATCATGTGCCTTAAAATCCGCAATACCACACAACATCCTTCCCTTCCCGGCCTGCTCTATTTCTTCAATATTTAATAGGGGATTATTTCGATTTCCCAAGTTAATCCATAATGCCATTTCTATGTTTTTCTTCTCTCTTAAGAAGTCACCTAGGCTAAGGTAATTTGAAATACCGGAAATATCTCCGGCAACATGGGTATGTACATCAACCCTCGGAATATCAGGATAATTGGACTTAAACTGAGCGTATAACTGTGTAATGGAAACCATCGCACAAAAAACCAATAAAATTGATTGTTTCATAAGTGAAGGAATAAGGTAGACAAGAAAATAAAATAAAACAATGGATAGTAAACGTTTTACCAAGTTACAAAAGAAAATTATTTTACAACTGGCAAATCCTGTGCATCCTTGAAAATGCCGATCTAGATTGGTTGAAAAAGTTAATCCCCTACTGGAACAAGCTGAAAATTAATGGTCTTATCAACAATTAGTTTGGTTTTTTTCAAGATATTTTTCACTTTTACTTTTGACTTTGAGGACGTAGAAGACCTAGTGAATATTTCGGTTTGCACAAACGGATTAAAGTTAATTGAAATGCCTATTTATTAATCTCCCCTATAAAAAAACTTGTTCATTTAGCAACCGGATTTCCGCAAAAAGCGAAAGAAATTCAAGGCATAGCCCTATCAAATTCGAAAAGAAAACCCAAACAACAGTATTTCCTATATGTTAGAAAAAACAACTACCTACGCCATTAAAACCCACCAAGCCGTTAACCATAAATATGGAGAAAAGGGATACGAATATCACCTTCAAATGGTACATGAAGTGGCTGAAAAATTCATTTACTTGGTAGCAGAGGAAGAGCGCGAAAATGTTTTATGTGCTTGCTGGGTGCATGACATTATAGAGGATGCAAGAGAAACCTATAATGACGTCAAGAAAAACACCAATGAAACAGTGGCAGAATTGGCTTTTGCACTAACCAATGAAAAAGGGAAAAACCGAGATGAAAGGGCCAATGATAAATATTACCAGGAAATGCAAGAAATGCCCAATGCTGTTTTTATCAAATATTGTGACCGGATCGCCAATATTATGTATTCAAAAAAACAGGGCTCCAGTATGTTTATAAAATACAAAAAAGAAAATGACAACTTTATTCGTAAGACTTACCGTCCCGAATTAAAAGATATGGTCAATTACATTGAGGTTTTACTTGAGAATGAATAATTGTTGTATGTAGGGTTTGCAGAAATTAATAAATCAGACATATGTATTTGTGGGGAGCAAAGACGAGTCATTATGCCTACTCCTTCGGATCCGCTCTGGAACCGGCCCGAAAACCACCTTACTCAACTAGTAAGTCAATTTAAACAAAAACAAGTGCATATTTTACATTTCAAGGAACCTTATACGACCTTACTAAGGTTGACCTTTCATGACTTTTAGCCATAACATCAGCCGATTAAAAAACAAGAGTAGCAACCAATGGTTGGTTTTGGGGATCCTACTTGTATCATTTAATTTACGACCCTCCATTACGGCTGTAGGTCCATTAATCCCCTATATCAGAGAAGAAATGTCAATTTCTAATGGGTTGGCAGGTTTTCTTACTACTTTACCTTTACTAAGCTTTGCAATCTTCTCTCTTTTCTCAGCGGCAATAGGAGACTATTTTGGGAAAGCCAAAGCTATTTTTCTTGGATTAGTTGTGCTCGGAATAGGCTCAATTATTAGAGTGTCAGCAGGTCCTTATATGCTTTTTTTTGGCACTGCCCTCACCGGTATAGGAATTGTAATTTGTAATGTTTTGCTGATCCCTTTGGTGAAAGCTCGAATGCCTATGAAAACCGGAGCTGTTACCGGAATGTACAGCACAGGCATGTCATTAATGGCCGCGATTGCCACTGCATTGAGTGTTCCACTCGCTATTGACTTAAATTGGGGATGGAGAGGTTCTCTGTTATTCTGGAGTTCTCTGCTTTTCCTCGCCTTGATCGTCTGGTGGCCTCAATTAAAACTCAGCCCCAAACCAAAAATCAAACCGGAAAAACCCGGAAAGTCTGTATGGCGTTCAAGATTGGCCTGGCAGGTCACCTTATTTATGGGTTTACAATCCTTTCTTTTCTTTACCCTTGTTACTTGGCTTCCTGACATGATGATCGACAGAGGCTTGTCTCCTGTTGAAGCAGGCTTAACCGCTTCCCTGATGCAAGTCGTCGGACTTTCAGGCACCTTTGTGGCACCGTTTATTGCAGTCAGATACCAGCAACAATCGATCTTTAACACCATCATAGGACTAATATATGTTATCGGCTTTAGTAGTTTGTTTATCTCCATACTATGGCTTAACATTATTAGCATAGGACTTATAGGCCTTGGCATGGGAGCAAGCATCAGTTTGGCCTATACCCTTATTGCCCTTCGAACAGATGGGGATAACTACACTTCTGCTTTATCAGGTATGGCACAGTCTGCCGGGTATTTCCTCGCTGCGTTCGGCCCCATGTTATTTGGTGTCGCTTTTGATATTTGGCAGGATTGGGACTTATTGATTTACCTGATGATTATTGCCTCCACTTTATTCACTTATTTTGGATATCATGCAGGTAAAAACAGAACAATTTAGGTTTTCAATTTGAAGCAAATTTAATTGGTAAATTGGCTTGATCTACATTCATAAATTCCGGACAAATATTTTTGATTACCAATAGTTTAGACTTGAAGAAAGCTATTTAATCTGATTTACTTTGCTTACTTTTGCGTTTTCAAAAATTCATTAATCTCATGCAGGAATTTATAGCGTCTTTTGGTATTTCCGAAACGTTTTTTGACTACTTGGTAATGCCGTTATTGATCTTCTTTGCCAGGGTGGTGGATGTTTCTATCAATACCCTGAGAATAATGTTTGTACTCAATGGCAAAAAAACAATAGCGCCCATACTTGGCTTTTTCGAGGCCTTTATTTGGCTCTTAGCCATAGGTCAAATTTTTCAAAATATTAGCAACCCAATGTCTTATATTGCTTATGCAGGCGGTTTCGCTACAGGTACTTATGTGGGAATGGTCATTGAGGAACGATTGGCTTTGGGAAGAGTGCTGGTTCGAATCATTACCCCTGAGCCACTTCCTCAATTGGTTGAATACATGAAGGAAAGAGGCTTTAGATTCACCTCTGTAGGTGCAGAGGGTAGGTATGGGAAAGTAATTTTGATGTTTACTGTGATCAAGAGGGAAATGCTTCCGGGTTTGATAAATAAACTAAAAGAAAGCGATGAAAAAGCTTTCTATACCATTGAAAGCGTAAAGCGAATTTCAGAAGATGACTTGAATGTCATGGAAGACAAACCAAGGTTTACAACTCGACTTAGAAGTATCATTAGAAAATAATGAGCTCTTAATTTTCAAATTTTAGCTCCCCTAGGTTATTCATGTTTTTCAGTATCCACGCTTGTCTCTTTTTAATATAGCCTGTGGGGCGGTCAGCTCGCCATTGGATAGGATTGGGAAGTATCGCTGCAATCAACGCCGCTTCTTGTCGGGAAAGTTTGGAGGCCGGTTTGTTAAAGTACTTTTGAGCAGCCGCCTCAGCACCATACAGGCCATCCCCCATTTCTATTACATTCAGGTAGACTTCAAGTATTCTTTGTTTGCTCCAAGTCAATTCGATTAACACAGTAAAATAGGCTTCCAGAGCTT of the Cyclobacterium marinum DSM 745 genome contains:
- a CDS encoding DUF1501 domain-containing protein codes for the protein MNIWEEAFIRKAQYNSRRHFLKKCTSGLGALAMGSLMGCGNSTGAKHTAASLIDKKASHFAPKAKSVIFLHMAGGPSHLELFDFKPTLQELNGQDTPQSLMEGKEFAFLKGTPKLLGPQANFGQHGQSGAYVSDYMPEFSKMVDEVSFLKAMHTNEFNHAPAQLFMHTGSPRLGKPSIGAWSVYGLGSENEDLPGYVVLTSGGGAISAGKSAWGSGFLPTIYQGVQCRSEGDPVLFLSNPKSIDSHLRKKSIDAINQINEMEFKESNDPEILTRISQYELAFRMQTSVPETMNINDEPDYIHQMYGTNPGKASFANNCLLARRLVEKGVRFVQLFDNRWDTHGVGAGNGVGEGMRRSCKTIDQPIAALLRDLKQRGLLDDTLVVWGGEFGRTPMMESRTGEGFDGRDHHLEAFTMWMAGAGVKKGHIHGATDEIGYYGIEGRTHVHDLQATILERLGFDHEKLTYEFQGRDFRLTDVHGKVINEVLT
- a CDS encoding amidohydrolase family protein, producing MKQSILLVFCAMVSITQLYAQFKSNYPDIPRVDVHTHVAGDISGISNYLSLGDFLREKKNIEMALWINLGNRNNPLLNIEEIEQAGKGRMLCGIADFKAHDGLSYAPESLKKFQEQGFVGYKIWSGPWYRTLAKKEDGYPYIDDPAHEATFAEMERIGFMGASIHVADPNGPFGNRTAWLEDPIEYWTQINAWRNVLEKHPDLRVVMAHANWLICQDAQIDYLRNMLATFPNLNIDLAATFQYFHLVDRENLRSFMIEWADRIVFGTDIGNVKNEEISERAEQYSRAFQILETGDKVNGGFFGGPETMGLELPKEVLEKIYYKNAMRLYPRVKDSLLKLGYSLD
- a CDS encoding HD domain-containing protein, with translation MLEKTTTYAIKTHQAVNHKYGEKGYEYHLQMVHEVAEKFIYLVAEEERENVLCACWVHDIIEDARETYNDVKKNTNETVAELAFALTNEKGKNRDERANDKYYQEMQEMPNAVFIKYCDRIANIMYSKKQGSSMFIKYKKENDNFIRKTYRPELKDMVNYIEVLLENE
- a CDS encoding CynX/NimT family MFS transporter yields the protein MTFSHNISRLKNKSSNQWLVLGILLVSFNLRPSITAVGPLIPYIREEMSISNGLAGFLTTLPLLSFAIFSLFSAAIGDYFGKAKAIFLGLVVLGIGSIIRVSAGPYMLFFGTALTGIGIVICNVLLIPLVKARMPMKTGAVTGMYSTGMSLMAAIATALSVPLAIDLNWGWRGSLLFWSSLLFLALIVWWPQLKLSPKPKIKPEKPGKSVWRSRLAWQVTLFMGLQSFLFFTLVTWLPDMMIDRGLSPVEAGLTASLMQVVGLSGTFVAPFIAVRYQQQSIFNTIIGLIYVIGFSSLFISILWLNIISIGLIGLGMGASISLAYTLIALRTDGDNYTSALSGMAQSAGYFLAAFGPMLFGVAFDIWQDWDLLIYLMIIASTLFTYFGYHAGKNRTI
- a CDS encoding DUF2179 domain-containing protein, which gives rise to MQEFIASFGISETFFDYLVMPLLIFFARVVDVSINTLRIMFVLNGKKTIAPILGFFEAFIWLLAIGQIFQNISNPMSYIAYAGGFATGTYVGMVIEERLALGRVLVRIITPEPLPQLVEYMKERGFRFTSVGAEGRYGKVILMFTVIKREMLPGLINKLKESDEKAFYTIESVKRISEDDLNVMEDKPRFTTRLRSIIRK